A stretch of Prunus dulcis chromosome 6, ALMONDv2, whole genome shotgun sequence DNA encodes these proteins:
- the LOC117630917 gene encoding metal transporter Nramp3-like, whose product MPSTHDHSQPLLVDSEQDQPETAYDSADKVHVVGIDEPEDDDFKTPPFSWKKLWLFTGPGFLMSIAFLDPGNLEGDLQAGAIAGNSLLWLLMWATAMGLLVQLLSARLGVATGRHLAELCRDEYPTWARMVLWVMAELALIGADIQEVIGSAIAIKILSNGALPLWSGVVITALDCFIFLFLENYGVRKLEAVFAVLIATMALSFAWMFGEAKPSGTELLIGILVPKLSSRTIKQAVGVVGCIIMPHNVFLHSALVQSREIDHSKRGRVQEALNYYSIESTIALVISFVINLFVTTVFAKGFYGTDLADSIGLVNAGQYLQKKYGGGVFPILYIWGIGLLAAGQSSTITGTYAGQFIMGGFLDLRLKKWMRALITRSCAIIPTIIVALVFDTSEDTLDVMNEWLNVLQSIQIPFALIPLLFLVSKEQIMGVFKIGPVLKIVAWLVAALVMVINGYLLLDFFSAEVNGLLVGFIVCAFTAGYLGFIVYLVFQGIDFSSWCGSKRLQIQ is encoded by the exons ATGCCTTCGACTCACGACCACTCGCAGCCACTCTTAGTCGACTCAGAACAAGACCAGCCCGAGACGGCCTACGACTCGGCCGATAAGGTCCACGTGGTCGGGATCGACGAACCGGAAGACGACGACTTCAAGACGCCGCCGTTTTCATGGAAGAAGCTCTGGCTCTTCACCGGCCCTGGCTTCCTGATGAGCATCGCTTTCCTCGACCCTGGAAATTTGGAGGGCGATCTTCAGGCGGGTGCGATAGCTGGAAACTCGCTGCTGTGGCTTCTCATGTGGGCCACGGCTATGGGGCTCTTGGTTCAACTGTTGTCGGCTCGGCTCGGCGTGGCGACTGGGCGGCACTTGGCTGAGCTGTGTAGAGATGAGTACCCGACGTGGGCGAGAATGGTGCTTTGGGTGATGGCGGAGTTGGCTTTGATTGGGGCTGATATACAGGAGGTTATTGGGAGTGCGATTGCTATTAAGATTTTGAGTAATGGGGCTTTGCCGCTTTGGTCTGGGGTCGTCATAACCGCTTTGGATTG tttcatctttctttttcttgaaaattATGGTGTGAGGAAGCTGGAAGCAGTGTTCGCGGTTCTGATTGCAACAATGGCACTGTCATTTGCATGGATGTTTGGGGAAGCTAAACCCAGTGGCACCGAACTTCTTATTG GTATTTTGGTTCCTAAACTTAGCTCCAGAACAATAAAGCAGGCTGTTGGAGTTGTTGGTTGCATAATTATGCCCCACAATGTATTCTTGCACTCAGCTCTTGTACAATCAAGGGAGATTGATCACAGCAAGAGAGGACGAGTTCAAGAAGCTCTCAATTACTATAGCATAGAGTCCACCATTGCTCTTGTTATCTCCTTCGTTATCAACCTATTTGTTACCACTGTGTTTGCCAAGGGGTTTTATGGTACAGACCTGGCAGACAGTATAGGCCTTGTAAATGCAGGGCAGTATCTTCAAAAGAAGTATGGGGGTGGGGTGTTCCCAATTTTGTACATCTGGGGTATTGGGTTGTTAGCAGCTGGACAGAGTAGCACTATTACAGGTACCTATGCAGGGCAGTTCATTATGGGAGGTTTCTTAGACTTGAGATTGAAAAAATGGATGAGGGCTTTGATTACACGAAGCTGTGCAATCATCCCAACTATAATAGTTGCTCTTGTATTTGATACATCAGAGGACACATTAGATGTTATGAATGAGTGGCTTAATGTGCTTCAGTCAATTCAGATCCCTTTTGCACTTATTCCCCTGCTTTTCTTGGTGTCAAAGGAGCAAATCATGGGAGTTTTTAAAATTGGCCCTGTTCTCAAG ATTGTTGCGTGGCTTGTGGCTGCCCTGGTGATGGTGATCAATGGTTATCTTCTGCTGGATTTCTTCTCCGCTGAAGTGAATGGGTTGCTTGTTGGCTTCATAGTGTGTGCTTTCACAGCTGGGTATCTAGGATTTATAGTTTACCTTGTTTTCCAGGGCATCGACTTTTCAAGTTGGTGCGGATCAAAGAGGTTGCAGATCCAGTGA